CGCCGATGTTCTGCTCGGCCACCATGAAGAGCACGCGCGGCTTGCCCACGCGCCGCATGAGAAGCCCCAGGGCGTCGAGGTCGTCCTTGAGCTCTCCCATCTCCACCGTGGCGCGCACCGAGACCTGATAGAGCGCGCCCGACTGGCCCTCGCCGGTCACGGTGTAGTCCTTGATGTAGCCCCTCGTCCTCGTATAGACCCTGTCGCTCAGGACGGCGAAGTTCTCGACCATCGTCTCCGACGAGACGAGCGTGCCCACGGCCTGCTCCACGGCCTTGCGCAGGGCGTCGCTCACGGCGCCGTCGCGGGCGAGGGCCACGTTGCCGTCGACGATGGTGGCTATGCCCCTCGCCTCCACGACCCTTGATTCGGCGCGGACGGCAGAGGGATGCGCAAGCAAAAGGAGTAAAAGGAGTCCGCAGCCTGCGAGGATCGCAACTCCGCCGCGGCGCGATGACGGCGCATGGACAGATATCATCCCGAACCCTCCCGCGAGCGGACACCACTGAAGACGCCCGCCCATCATAGACTGGAATAACGGATGAATGATTTGATGCGAGTCGGCTGGAGGCGGCTGCCTCCCTGCGGCGGGCCGGCGGCCGCCCGCTACGGCGCCGCGGCCCCACCCTCTGGCGCCGCGGCCCCACGCCCGGAGACCGGCTTCCGGCGCCAGCGGCTTCCGGCCTACAGGCATATTATATCCCTAAATTCCAGAGTTGCAACGATTTTTATCACCCGCCGAGCGGCCTCAGGCCACTGGTTACATTTTTTCGGGCGAAGCCCTAAAGTTTCGGCGCCATGATGACGAAGAACAACTCAAACGTGCTGACGCCTCCAAATCCTGCAACAGCAAACATAACTTGAGGAAGCGCCGATTCTGTTCCGCTATGGGGACCACGAGGTCCGGATCGCTCCGACGGCACCTTTACGCCTTTTCTGTCAGAACCTCTCCGGGAGCGTCACGCAACGGAAGAACATAATACACATATAATAGAGGGGAAACGCCGGCCTGCGCCCCTTAACTGACACGGGGTCTCCCCGCGCAATCAGCCGGGGTATCCCTCATAACGTTCAACAATCGGCATGCAGCGACCGGCAGGCCTTCATGGACAAACAAAGAGGTGATCGATGTTGAGGCAATCGAACAGCAAGAGCATCAGGCGCGAAGTGACGTTTCTTGTAATAACCAGTGTCCTCTTCTCGCTCGCCTGCATGGGGGTGTTGCAGTACCTGAGCGAGCTGAAGCTTCTGGAACGCTCGCTCGTCGACACGGCCAACGCCTCGCTCCAGCCCATCCGCTTCCTCGCGGCGGGCAGCATAAACGGCGGCAACGTGATGAAGCTCAAGAACAAGACCGCCCGGGAGCTCTACAAGGCCAACAGCGACCTCCTCTACCTCAAGATGAGCGGCACGAGCAAAGGCACCCCCAAGACCGAGTTCTTCGACGCCATACCTCCGCAGTACATAGAGTACACATACGTCAAGGAAGGGATCACCGACGACGACATCGACACCTTCTCCGGCGCCTTCCGCTCGGGCGGCCTCTCCGCAAAGGACGAGGGCTACAGTCTCGACGGCGAGCGTTATCTCCTCTACATAAAGAAGAAGCTCGACATCCCCAACGGCGGCGAGCTCACGGCCGTCTACTCGGCCAGGGCCATAGAGGGCACGTGGCTCAAGGTGCTCAAAAGGATAGCCATCGTCGCCGTCGTCATATCGCTCATCTCCGGCCTCATAGCCGTCTACCGCACCAACAGGCTGGTCAGGCCCGTGATAGAGGTGTCGCGCCAGATCTCCTACACGACCGAGACCCTCGATCTCGGCTCATCGACGGTGAAGGTGGACGCCGACAACGAAATCGGCTCCCTGGCCAACAGCTTCAACGACTTCGTCCACAAGCTCAACAAGGCCATCTGGGCCTTCAAGGATCACTGCGAATACGTGGGCAAGGCGATCTCGACGCTCTCGGCGAGCACCGAGGAGATGCTGGCGAGGATAAACGAGCAGAGCCAGAAGATGGGCGAGGTGGCGGCCGCCGCCGAGCAGAGCCGGGCGACCATAGAGGAGACGGCCAAGAGCAGCAACTCGACGGCCAGCTCCGCCGAGGTGGTCCTCGAAAACGTCAGCAAGGGCACCAGGATCGTGGACGACTCGAAGGCGGAGATGGACCTCATAGCCAAGGAGGTGAGCAGCACGGCGAGCCTCATGGAGGAGCTCGGCAAGGGCTCGGACAAGATAGGCGACATCATACTGGTCATAAACGACATCGCCGAGCAGACGAACCTCCTGGCCCTCAACGCCGCCATCGAGGCCGCAAGGGCCGGCGAACAGGGCCGCGGCTTCGCCGTCGTGGCCGACGAGGTGAGAAAGCTCGCCGAGAGGACCTCCCAGTCCACAAAGGAGATATCGTCGATGATAGCCTCCATCCAGGCAAACATCGCAGAGGCCATAGAAGCCATGGAGGGGGCCCGCACCCACGTGGAGGGCGGAGTGGTGAAGACCAACCTGGCCGGAGAGGCGCTCGGCGAGATAGAGAAGCTCGTCAAGGAGATCACGTCGATGAACATACAGGTGGCGGCGGCCACGGACGAGCAGGCGGCGACGACAAAAGAGATCTACGAGAACATCCAGCGGGCCTTCGAGACGACGGAGGCCGTCAAGGAGAGCACGCTGGCCATGTACGAGTCCTTCAAGGAGCTCGACAGCATGTCGGAGAAGCTCAACCGCGAGGTGGAGCAGTTCAAGCTCAACGGCCGGGTAAAGGAGGTCGCGGCCATGCCGGCCTCACCGCCCCCCGGAAAGCCGGAGGCCAGGGCCGCCGTCATGTAGCGGCCGGAGGACCTCCGCTCCGCTTCATCGCCCCCGGAGCAACCGGTCAACCGGTCGCGGCCCCGACTCGACGCCCGTGCAGCCGGGCGCGCGGGAAGAGAGCCGCCGGCCGGGCCGCCGGGAGAGAAAGTGAGAGCCCGCCGGGTCTTCAGCGCAGGATACAGGCTTACCGTTACGGACGCAACAAACCATCCCAAGGAGGTCAGAAAGATGAGAACAAAGGCCCTATGCACCTCGGCGATCCTTGCGGCGCTGCTGGCCGTCTCCACCGTGGAGGCCGGCGCCGCGTCGGAGACGTCCTTTCCTTCCGACTGGCAGAACTGGACGAGCATCTCGACGACGCTGACCAAGATCGGGGCGCTTCCCGGCTGCGACGCCGACGTGAGCTCCCTTCCGCCCATATACCAGGAGACGGTGGAGACCTACTGCGGCGTAAGACCCGGAGGTCCCGGAAAGGTGGCCGTCCTCGTCAGGCCCGGCGCCGTGGGCGCCTACAAGGCACGGAGCGGAGGCTTCGGCGACGGTCCCAACATGATACTCCATCTCAAGGACCTCAAGCTCCTCTTCGTGACGGGCCACAAGGGCGGCAAGGCCGTCTACGGCGTCTACTCGGAGGACGGCAAGGACATGGCCGCCGCCTCGGGTGGACTGGCCCCCAACACGTGCAGGACCTGCCACTCGGGCTACAAGGCCTTCTGCGTAAACGGCCAGTGCGGGACCAAGAAGTGAGCTTGCCTGATGAGGGAACCTTTTGCTTGCCGAAAAGGTTCCCTCAAACCCCTTCGACCCGCCCTGCCTTCGAGGGACGCCCGGAACCTCAACGCCCCGCGCGGCGACGGCGACAAGAGGCCGGCCCTCCCCCTACCTCTCCAGCCTCTCCAGTATGAACTTTATCTGGCGGTCGCCGGGATTGAGCCTCAGGGCCTCGGCGAGGGCCCGCCTCGCCTCGTCGAGCCTTTCGAGCTGGTAGAGGAGCAGGGCCCGGGCCTTGGCGAGCCCCGAGTCATTGGGGTACTTCTCCACCCCTTCGGTGAGATAGGCGAGGGCGCGCTCGTTGTCGTCCATCTCCTGGTAGGAGAGCCCGAGGTAGTAGTAGATCGCCTCGCTGGGCTCTATCATGAGGGCCTTCTCGAAGCTGTCGGCGGCCTTTCCGAAGTTGCGCTTCCTGAAGTAGCGGCCGCCTTCTATGACGAGCCTCGTGTGGAGCTCGCGGCGCTCCTCGTCGCTCAGCGAGGCATAGGGGTCCTCGACGGCGTCGACGGGCCTGCCCTCGGGCGCCGGTCCGTCAAGGACCTTCGCCGCCGCGGCCTCGCCTTCGATCCTCATCTGCTGGACCTTGACCGATCCGAGGTAGTTGCCGTCGAGCGATAGGGCCGCGCCGCGGGCCCTGACGTTGACGTCGTTGTCGTAGATGTTGTTGCCCTCGATGACGGGGCTTGAATCGACGGCTTCGATACCGACGCCGTTCTGGGTGATGTCGTTGCCCCTGACGACGGCCCTTGTCTCCACGAGGCGAAGGCCCGCCTCGTTGTGCCAGACGGTGGAGCCCGTCACCTCCGGCGAGGGCAGTCCCGATGCCGCAAGGGCCGTCACGTTGCCCTCCATGACGGCGGAGACGATCTTGACGGCGCTCCTTGTCACCACAACCCCCATGGCCGCGCCGCTTATCCTGGCCCTCTCCAAGCGGCCCGACGCCGAATCGAAGAAGATACCCTTCCAGCGCCCGCCGTCAGCCTCGACCGCCCGGCCCGGGAGGAACTCGACGAGCGAATCGGCCGTGCCCACGGCCCGGAGCGCGCCGAGCACCACGAGCGAAGCGCCGGGCTCGAAGAAGAAGCGCACACCGGGCTCGAGCTCCACGCTCACCCCCTCGGCGACGGTCACCTCTCCCTTAAGGACGTAGTCGCCGGCGTAGAAGGTCCTGTCCTCCGCGATGACGCCGCCGACGGCCACGGGCTCGCCGTGCCTCAGCACAAGACGCCTGGACTCCGAAGGCTCCCCCTCGTTTCCGGCGGCATCGACGGCCGTGACCCTGTAGTAGTACGGCGTTGCGGCCTGCACGGAGCGGTCGGCGAAGCGGGTCTCCTCGACGAAGGCCACCTCCTCGTAGCCGGAGAGGGGTTTGATGCTGCGCATGACCCTGTAGCCCTTGAGATCGGAGGCGTCGACCCCCTTCCAGGCAAGCTCCAACCTGTCGGTGAAGGCCACACCCGTGAGCCCCCCGACCCTGGGGGGCGGCTCCGTGTCGATGGTGACAAGACCGGTGATGTCGAACCACCGCGCCTGCGCCCCGCCGGGACGCCCGAGGTAGACCACCACGGGCGCGTCCCTCGCCTCGTCGCCGGGGACGACCATGTACTCGCCCAGGTACTCGCCTGGGCTGACCTCCCTCATGGCCAGCGCCTTCCTGAAGCCGCCGATCTCGAAGATGCCCACAAGACCCGGCTCGCCCTCCATGGCGACCTTGAAGACCTTCCCCTTGCCGAAGGGCCCCTCGCCGGCGTTGGTCATGACGTTGCGGATGACAGGCTCCCGCTCGCCCTCGAAGCCCTCTGGCACCGGCACCTTTTCGTTGAGCTTCCAGCCCAGCTCGTTTATGACGCGCGTTCTCTGGATGTCGCGGATGTTCATGGCCGTGGTGACGGCCGTCATGACGGCGCCCACCGGCGAGAGCGGCACCCCGCCCTCGTGATAGCGCACCGCCTCCTTTATGCGCCAGAGCTCCTTGCCCGTCGCCGCGTCGACCATCCAGACCTCGGCCTCCACGCCCATCTGCGAGTAGGCGACGGCGTACACGCGCTGGTAGTCGGTCACCCTGCCGTAGACGAGGCCCTCGGCGCCGAGGGCCTCCGCTATCTCGGCCGGAGGGATCTCGGCGAAGTCCTTACCCCTCTCCTTTTCCAGCAGCGCGAGCTTGGGGTCGAGTACGTTTATCTCGATGTCGCGGAACGGCTTGCTGCTGAAGTGGTTGTAGAAGCTGCGGCGCACCTGGCCGGCCACGGCGACGTCGTCTGTCTCGTTGCCGAAGGGCAGCACCGCTATGACGGCGGGGTATCTCACGCCGGCGGGGACTGCCGCCACGACGGGCCCCTCCTTGCGGGCCGCCCCGTCGGCGGCGCAGGAGACCAGGAGCGGCAGGCAGAGAAGCAGCGACACCACCGGCGTTACGACTCTCTTCATGACACCTCGCTGCGGGAAGGACTCTCCGGGGGGTTCGGCCGGGGAGGTCACGGCCCCGGGTTTCCCGCGCCTCCCCCTGCAAGTCGGATTGTCTCGCCGGCGGCCCGCGCCGGGCGAGAGGGAGAAAGACCCCTCAGAGGGAAGAGCGCAGAAGCCTGAGCCCCTCCCTTGCGTCGGCGGCGAGCGGGCTGTCGGGGTAGTCGTTCACAAAGGTCTCGAGCTTTCGCGCCGCCGTCTCGTTGTCGCCGTTCTCTATGTAGCTTATGGCCTCCATGAAGGCGTTGATCTCCGTGTCGCTCAGGGGCCCCTTCCAGTAGAGGTCGTCGTCCACCGTCTCGGGAGCGCCCTTCACGCCGGCCACACTGGTGGAGTGGCGCGACTTCCCCCTGGAGTGGCTGTCGAACCTGGCGATCATCGACTTGAGCCATGACATGAGACCGCCCGCCTCGACCGGTCCGGTCCCGCCGAGGGCGACGACGGCCGCCGCAAGGATCGCTATCATGCCTTTTCTGAGCTTCATGGCCAACCTCCGGTGAAAGCGCCGCGCAGGCCTATAGCCCTGCGTGGCGTTTGTGTTGTCCCGTGACCGGCGCCAGGGCCGGCGGCCCCGCGACGGTCGCCCCCGAAGGGGCGCACAGGCCGCCCTTCACGCCCGGCCGCTCACTGGCCGAGCTCCACATAGACCTTCAGGTACTTCTCCTTGACGCCGGCATCCATGGCCATGGCCTCGGCGAAGACCTCCCTGGCCCGCTCACGGTCGCCGAGCTTGAGGTAGGCCCTCGCCATGTTGACCAGTATGCCCGGGTCGGTGGCGTCCTTTTCGCGGGCCATGCGGTAGTAGCCGAGCGCCTTTTCATAGTCTCCCTTGAGGAAGTGGACGTTGCCTATGTTGTTGGCCGTGTCGGGGGTGAGAGCGCCGGAGGCGTCGAGCTTCCTGGCCAGCGCGAGGGCGTCGTCGACGAGACCGTTCTCCCCGTAGACGATGACGGCCTGCGCCAGCCCCTTCTCCCCGAGGTCCAGATACCTGGCGGCGAGCCTGCGCACCCGCCTGCGCCGCAGCTCCTCGAGCTCGCCGCCGAAGACCTTTTCTATGGCCGCCTTCGAGACCTCGCCCTTGAACTCGGCGGGCGGCAGGGTCGCCGGCAGATACTTCTTCCACGCCTTTCGGGGATCGACGAAGGCCGCCTCGCCGCCCCACTTGCCGTAGTTCTCCACCCCCTTCTCCCAGGCCAGCAGGAAGGACGAGCCCACGAGCGTGGTCTCGAAGGGCACCCAGATTGTGCCGTCGTGGACGACGTACATGTCGGGCGGAAAGCCGAACTCGCCCTCCAGGTGCTCCGGTATGGACGTGTCGAACATGATGAAGAGATGGGAGGGCGCGTCAACGGGCATGACCTTTATGCCCAGGCTCTCGAGCGCCGCTCCGAAGAGGCTTACAAGGTCGTCGCAGTCTCCCCCCTTGCGCTCCAGCGTCTCGCGCGGATACTGGACGTGGTCCACTATGGTCGTGTCGCTGGAGACGGTCGCGTAGGGCGTGGGGTCGGCGATGTATGTGACGCCCAGGACGCCGAGGGCCTCGAAGACGGCGCGGGCCTTGACGAGCGCCTGGTTTATGTAGGGGAAGTTGTATTCGCGCACGGCCATGGAGGCGAAGGTCGAGACCACCGGGTCGCGCGGCGTTATGAAGCTTGCGATCTTGGCCTTGTCGTCCCATACGAGGGCGTGCTTTTCGTAGACGTGGATCGGCAGGGCCGCGGTGACCGACCTGCTCTCGGCGCCGTCGTAGTAGGTGACCACTATCTCCGACTGCAGCAGCGTGTTCTCCGTGAGCTCGAGCACCCTGTTGTTGAAGACCGCCGTGAGCTCGACCGTCCTCTTCTGGCCCGGGGCCATGCGCTCGATGAGGCGCTCCGAGGGGAAGTCCATGTAATCCTTCACCATGAGCGTAACCTTGACGCCCCGGATCTCGCGTTCGCTGTTGTTGACGAGCCGCACCGACGCGAAGGGTTCTTCCGCATAGGACTTGTAGATATTGGAGAATATCTCCACGCTGTCGGCCACCGAGAGCTCGATGGGAGGCAGCGCGCCGGAGGCGATCTCCTCGCCCATGCGCTTTCCTATGTCCGAGAGCGTGGCCCTGAGGGTGTCGGCCACCTTCTCGTAGGCGAGCTTTACGGCCGCCTCCTTGCCGGCCTCCTCGTTGAGGTGGACGAGCGAATGCGACCCCTTGAGCCTTGTGATGACGACGCCGTTGTTGCCGTTTACCACGGCGAACTCCACGACGCACTCGATGCTCTTGAAGTTGGAGCCCAGCACCGTGCCGGCCACCCTGGGACTCTCGCTTATCTCCACGACGATGGAGCCCTTGGTCTTCATCGTCTCCGGGTTGAGCGCCCCGGCCCCCATGTCAACGGCGTTGAAGCCCGCCGAGCGGAGCGAGGAGAGCAGCATCTTGCGCAGCCGGTCCGACCCCTTCCGCGTCAGAAGGCCCACCTGCAGCGTGCTCTTGCGCCGCGCCTTGATCATGCCGTAGGACTCGAGCGTGTCCGTCAGGGCCCCCATGTCGATGAAGACGACGACGGCAAACCTGAAAAAGCCCCGGCCCTCGCCGGTGGAGAATATGTAGTGGGAGAGGTAGTATGAGTCGGCGGAGGAGAGGATGTTGTCGTTGAATCTCGAAAGCTCTTTCTTGCCGGGCTCGGCGACGAGCGAGAGGAAGGCGTCCTTCAGGGCCCGCTCCAGCGCCTTCCTCCTGACGGCCGACTCGAGCCCCATGCCCGATACGCCTGAAGCAAGCCCCACGTCGACGAAGAAGAGTCCCGTGCGGGCCACCTCGCGCTCCAGGCCGTCGAGCCGCAGCGGCGCGCCCGTTATGGCGGCCCTCGCAAGCGCGTACCTCGCCTTCCTCGACCCCGCCAGAAGCTTCAGCCCCCGCTCCCGCTCCCCGTTGCGCTCGTAGGCGTAGGCGAGAAGCGGAGCCACCCTCGGCGCAAGGGAGGGGTCCCTTGCGAGCATGGCCTCCATGCGCTCGGCGGCCGCCTTGTAAAGCCGCCTCGACAGGGCGGAGGCGGCCTCGGCGGCCAGCGCCTCCACATCCGCCGGCCCGCCGCCAGCCGCGGCTCCGGGACCGGCCGCCTCGAGGCCGGCCGGCGACAGGCCGGTCACGAGCAGGACCGCAAGGACGATGGAGAGAAGCGAACGTTTAACCATGGGCTCGCCGGGGAAGCCGCCGCCTGGACGGGCTCTTTCACTGCCTGCGCCATATGCCTTCGGTCCTCGTCACAAGGCCGGTGTCGGGATCGAAGGCGACGCCTATGTTCTTGCCGAACCTCTTTCGCTTGTAGACCCAGAGATCGGCCTCCATGATCTCATCGTACGTCATGGTGTCGGTGTTGACCATGTCGGCGTTGGCCGGAGGCCCCATGGCCGTGTAGGCCTCGAGCTTGGTCATGCCCACCGCTATGAGCCCCTTCTTCATCTCGGCCGCTATCTCAGGCGACGAGGGCACGACCGTCACAGGCTCCCTTACTACGAACTTTTCGAGGTAGGGCCGGCCTTCGGCCCCGAGCAGCAGCCTGTAGACGCGGCCCGTGGCCGGGTCCTCGATCTCCGCCTCGTCGCCGCCGTCGTAGCTCACCAGGAGCTTCGTGCCCGCAGGGATCATCTCTCTGGCCGCCTGCCAGTTGACCCACGATATGAGACGGCCCTTCACCACCTTGAGGTTGCACCGCGCGTAGTAGACATCCTCCGCCGGGAAGGCCGAGGCGGGAAGAACGCAGGCGGCCGTGACGAGAAAGGCCAGGACGAGAAGGACCCTCTTCATACCCCCCTCCTTTGCGGGACTTCGGTCATCAACTGAAATATACCATGGAGATGGGCTCAATGCAACGGCCTTGGGTCTGTCAAAGGGATCGCCGCACGGGCGTTAGCGGTGGCTTTTCATGCGCCGATGTGGAATAATTATGGCAACGGCCCCGCGCCGGCGCGGGGGCCTCTTCAGGCGCAAAGGAGTTGACGAATGTTCTTCAGGCTCTTCATCCTGTTCACCCTAATACCGGTGATCGAGCTCGCCCTGCTGATAAAGGTGGGCTCCTTTCTCGGCGTATTCAACACGGTGATGATCGTCATAGCGACGGCCCTGGCCGGCGCCTACCTCGTGAGGCTCGAAGGACTCGGCGTCATGTACCGCTTCCAGCGCAACCTCTCGGAGGGGATATTTCCGGCGGAGGAGATATTCGACGGCGCGCTGCTGCTCGTCGCCGGGGCGCTTCTCGTCACGCCGGGCTTCTTCACCGACGTGCTGGGCCTTCTCATAGTGATACCCGCCACACGGGCCGTCATAAAGGCCCGGCTTCGCCGCCGCATCGAGAAGAGCTCGACGATCATCACCATCGACACGAACTTTCCGCGATGAGCACGCCCCCCAGGCAGGTTACTGAGGGAACCTTTTTGTAAAGGGTCACAGCCCCACGGTTCCCTCAGACTCCCTCCAAAGACTTTTAACGCGAGTTGGTTTCCCCCTGTTTTGCATAGCAAAACAGGGGGAAACCAACTCGTATTTAAAGTCTTTGAAGGGGGTCCGGGGGAAACGTGGGCCTGTGGCCCTTCTACAGAAAGTTTCCCCCAGAAAATAGAAGAGGCGGCCTTCCCTGCGGGAACGGCCGCCTCTGTTTTCCGTCGAAGAGTCCGAGGATGGAGGCTACTTTTTTTCCCTGCCCTTGCCGCCGCCCTTCATGGCCTTTATGAGTATGCGGGCCACCTCGGGCCTTGAGAACTCGGCGGGCGGCACTTCGCCCCTTGAGAGCATCTCCCTCACCTTCGTGCCCGAGAGCGATATGTGCTCGGACGAGTCGTGGGGACAGGACTTGAAAGACGCCATGCCGCCGCACTTGCCGCAGAAGAAGGTGTAGTCGAAGAACATGGGCGTTA
The nucleotide sequence above comes from Deltaproteobacteria bacterium. Encoded proteins:
- a CDS encoding methyl-accepting chemotaxis protein produces the protein MLRQSNSKSIRREVTFLVITSVLFSLACMGVLQYLSELKLLERSLVDTANASLQPIRFLAAGSINGGNVMKLKNKTARELYKANSDLLYLKMSGTSKGTPKTEFFDAIPPQYIEYTYVKEGITDDDIDTFSGAFRSGGLSAKDEGYSLDGERYLLYIKKKLDIPNGGELTAVYSARAIEGTWLKVLKRIAIVAVVISLISGLIAVYRTNRLVRPVIEVSRQISYTTETLDLGSSTVKVDADNEIGSLANSFNDFVHKLNKAIWAFKDHCEYVGKAISTLSASTEEMLARINEQSQKMGEVAAAAEQSRATIEETAKSSNSTASSAEVVLENVSKGTRIVDDSKAEMDLIAKEVSSTASLMEELGKGSDKIGDIILVINDIAEQTNLLALNAAIEAARAGEQGRGFAVVADEVRKLAERTSQSTKEISSMIASIQANIAEAIEAMEGARTHVEGGVVKTNLAGEALGEIEKLVKEITSMNIQVAAATDEQAATTKEIYENIQRAFETTEAVKESTLAMYESFKELDSMSEKLNREVEQFKLNGRVKEVAAMPASPPPGKPEARAAVM
- a CDS encoding tetratricopeptide repeat protein gives rise to the protein MVKRSLLSIVLAVLLVTGLSPAGLEAAGPGAAAGGGPADVEALAAEAASALSRRLYKAAAERMEAMLARDPSLAPRVAPLLAYAYERNGERERGLKLLAGSRKARYALARAAITGAPLRLDGLEREVARTGLFFVDVGLASGVSGMGLESAVRRKALERALKDAFLSLVAEPGKKELSRFNDNILSSADSYYLSHYIFSTGEGRGFFRFAVVVFIDMGALTDTLESYGMIKARRKSTLQVGLLTRKGSDRLRKMLLSSLRSAGFNAVDMGAGALNPETMKTKGSIVVEISESPRVAGTVLGSNFKSIECVVEFAVVNGNNGVVITRLKGSHSLVHLNEEAGKEAAVKLAYEKVADTLRATLSDIGKRMGEEIASGALPPIELSVADSVEIFSNIYKSYAEEPFASVRLVNNSEREIRGVKVTLMVKDYMDFPSERLIERMAPGQKRTVELTAVFNNRVLELTENTLLQSEIVVTYYDGAESRSVTAALPIHVYEKHALVWDDKAKIASFITPRDPVVSTFASMAVREYNFPYINQALVKARAVFEALGVLGVTYIADPTPYATVSSDTTIVDHVQYPRETLERKGGDCDDLVSLFGAALESLGIKVMPVDAPSHLFIMFDTSIPEHLEGEFGFPPDMYVVHDGTIWVPFETTLVGSSFLLAWEKGVENYGKWGGEAAFVDPRKAWKKYLPATLPPAEFKGEVSKAAIEKVFGGELEELRRRRVRRLAARYLDLGEKGLAQAVIVYGENGLVDDALALARKLDASGALTPDTANNIGNVHFLKGDYEKALGYYRMAREKDATDPGILVNMARAYLKLGDRERAREVFAEAMAMDAGVKEKYLKVYVELGQ
- a CDS encoding FxsA family protein yields the protein MFFRLFILFTLIPVIELALLIKVGSFLGVFNTVMIVIATALAGAYLVRLEGLGVMYRFQRNLSEGIFPAEEIFDGALLLVAGALLVTPGFFTDVLGLLIVIPATRAVIKARLRRRIEKSSTIITIDTNFPR